A single genomic interval of Musa acuminata AAA Group cultivar baxijiao chromosome BXJ3-4, Cavendish_Baxijiao_AAA, whole genome shotgun sequence harbors:
- the LOC135635779 gene encoding glucan endo-1,3-beta-glucosidase 13-like has protein sequence MERDLPVVPSLLLLLLLLLHFAVDCNGSKVGVCYGRNADDLPTPDKVAQLVQLHSIKYVRIYDSNIQVIKAFANTGVELMVGVPNSDLLPFSQYQSNVDTWLKNSILPYYPATMITYITVGAEVTETRDNVSALVVPAMVNVLAALKKAGLHKRIKVSSTHSLGILSRSFPPSAGAFDSKYAYFLKPMLEFLVENQSPFMVDLYPYYAYRDSPSNVSLDYALFSPSASDVIDPNTGLVYTNMFDAQLDSIFFALMALNFRTLKIMVTESGWPNKGAAKETAATPDDAQTYNTNLIRHVINDAGTPAKPGEEIDVYIFSLFNENRKPGLESERNWGLFYPDQTSVYSLDWTGRGNVDIVTGANITSSNGTWCVASSNASDADLQNALNWACGSGNVDCSAIQPSQPCYQPDTLASHASYAFNGYYQQNGATDVACNFGGTGLKTTKDPSYDACVYTTSSKMGTGNSTSAASTSNAEHTATWLTEGLPFMMSLWLIAILGIAL, from the exons ATGGAGAGAGACCTGCCGGTGGTTCcttcgctcctcctcctcctcctcctcctcttgcacTTCGCTG TTGATTGCAATGGAAGCAAGGTTGGTGTCTGCTATGGCCGCAACGCCGACGACCTCCCGACCCCCGACAAGGTCGCCCAGCTGGTTCAGCTGCATTCCATCAAATACGTCAGAATCTACGATTCCAACATCCAGGTAATTAAGGCCTTCGCCAACACTGGCGTGGAGCTCATGGTCGGGGTGCCCAACTCAGACCTGCTCCCCTTCTCGCAGTACCAATCCAATGTCGATACTTGGCTCAAAAACAGCATCCTCCCCTACTACCCGGCCACAATGATCACCTACATTACTGTGGGTGCTGAGGTCACTGAAACCCGTGATAATGTCTCGGCCCTTGTCGTTCCTGCCATGGTTAATGTCCTTGCAGCTCTGAAGAAGGCTGGATTGCACAAGAGGATCAAAGTCTCTAGCACTCATTCGCTTGGAATCTTATCCAGATCATTTCCACCGTCCGCCGGGGCTTTTGACAGCAAATATGCCTACTTTTTAAAGCCCATGTTGGAATTCCTTGTGGAGAACCAATCCCCATTCATGGTGGATCTTTATCCCTATTATGCTTATAGAGACTCTCCTAGCAATGTCTCTTTGGACTATGCACTATTTTCACCATCTGCCTCAGATGTAATTGATCCAAATACTGGTTTAGTCTACACAAACATGTTTGACGCCCAGCTGGATTCTATATTTTTCGCTCTAATGGCACTGAATTTCAGAACACTGAAGATTATGGTCACCGAATCAGGATGGCCTAACAAGGGTGCTGCTAAGGAAACTGCTGCAACTCCTGATGATGCTCAGACTTACAACACCAATCTGATTCGTCATGTCATCAATGATGCGGGGACTCCAGCAAAGCCTGGGGAGGAAATTGATGTCTACATCTTTTCATTGTTCAATGAGAATAGGAAGCCTGGGCTGGAATCGGAGAGGAACTGGGGGCTGTTCTATCCTGATCAAACTAGTGTGTATAGTCTTGATTGGACTGGTAGAGGAAATGTCGACATCGTCACTGGTGCTAACATAACAAGTTCTAATGGAACTTGGTGTGTGGCTTCAAGCAATGCTTCAGATGCTGATTTGCAAAATGCATTGAATTGGGCTTGTGGTTCAGGCAATGTTGATTGTTCAGCTATTCAGCCTAGTCAGCCTTGTTATCAACCGGACACATTGGCTTCTCATGCATCCTATGCTTTCAATGGCTATTATCAACAAAATGGTGCTACTGATGTTGCATGTAACTTTGGAGGTACAGGGTTAAAAACTACCAAAGACCCAA GCTACGATGCCTGTGTTTACACGACCTCCAG TAAAATGGGCACCGGAAATTCTACTTCTGCGGCTTCGACATCAAATGCAGAGCATACCGCCACATGGTTAACAGAAGGCCTGCCTTTTATGATGTCTCTTTGGCTCATTGCCATTTTAGGCATTGCCTTGTAG
- the LOC135634836 gene encoding GATA transcription factor 9-like isoform X2: MEVPENCHGGFCGAGNPQCAPERKASGGGAGGDQFVVEDLLDFSNEEEEEEEEEAEALAGSSTDSSTVTAVDSCSNSSSGPEPHPSSDIVCRSFADASLSGDLCEPYEELAELEWLSNFVEESFSSEDLHKLHLISGANSTASSTTAAAASGRADQGAPLRAEAPVTGKARSKRSRGAPCSWSSRLLVLSSSPESELIVPPGAAAGKKAARKKDPPAAAAAAADGRKCLHCQTDKTPQWRTGPMGPKTLCNACGVRYKSGRLVPEYRPAASPTFVVSKHSNSHRKVLELRRQKELRQPQKQLLQAASSGALYDAPTPVAAANFLIDGPDTRHHI; the protein is encoded by the exons ATGGAGGTACCGGAGAACTGCCACGGCGGGTTCTGCGGTGCCGGGAACCCACAGTGCGCGCCGGAGAGGAAGGCCAGCGGGGGAGGAGCAGGAGGGGACCAGTTCGTCGTCGAGGACCTGCTCGACTTCtccaacgaggaggaggaggaggaggaggaggaggcggaggcacTCGCCGGCAGCTCAACGGACTCCTCCACCGTCACCGCCGTGGACAGCTGCAGCAACTCCTCCTCGGGCCCTGAGCCGCATCCCTCCAGCGACATCGTCTGCCGGAGCTTCGCCGATGCCAGCCTCTCCGGCGACCTCTGCGAACCG TACGAAGAGCTTGCGGAGCTCGAGTGGCTGTCCAATTTTGTTGAGGAATCCTTCTCCAGCGAAGACCTCCACAAGCTTCACCTCATCTCCGGCGCCAATTCCACCGCCTCCTCCACTACGGCCGCCGCTGCATCAGGCCGCGCCGACCAGGGGGCCCCCTTGCGCGCCGAGGCGCCCGTCACCGGCAAGGCGCGGAGCAAGCGCTCCCGCGGCGCGCCCTGCAGCTGGTCCTCCCGACTGCTCGTGCTCTCCTCGTCCCCGGAGTCGGAGCTCATCGTGCCCCCCGGCGCCGCCGCAGGCAAGAAGGCCGCGAGGAAGAAGGACccacccgccgccgctgccgccgcggcAGACGGGCGGAAGTGCCTCCACTGTCAGACCGACAAGACGCCGCAGTGGCGGACGGGGCCGATGGGCCCCAAGACACTGTGCAACGCCTGCGGCGTCCGCTACAAGTCCGGCCGTCTCGTGCCGGAGTACCGCCCCGCGGCCAGCCCCACCTTCGTGGTCTCCAAGCACTCCAACTCCCACCGCAAAGTCCTCGAGCTCCGCCGCCAGAAGGAGCTCCGGCAACCGCAGAAGCAGCTCCTCCAGGCCGCCAGCAGCGGCGCTCTCTACGACGCACCGACGCCGGTGGCCGCCGCTAACTTCTTGATCGACGGCCCCGATACCCGACATCACATCTGA
- the LOC135634836 gene encoding GATA transcription factor 9-like isoform X1, whose translation MEVPENCHGGFCGAGNPQCAPERKASGGGAGGDQFVVEDLLDFSNEEEEEEEEEAEALAGSSTDSSTVTAVDSCSNSSSGPEPHPSSDIVCRSFADASLSGDLCEPQYEELAELEWLSNFVEESFSSEDLHKLHLISGANSTASSTTAAAASGRADQGAPLRAEAPVTGKARSKRSRGAPCSWSSRLLVLSSSPESELIVPPGAAAGKKAARKKDPPAAAAAAADGRKCLHCQTDKTPQWRTGPMGPKTLCNACGVRYKSGRLVPEYRPAASPTFVVSKHSNSHRKVLELRRQKELRQPQKQLLQAASSGALYDAPTPVAAANFLIDGPDTRHHI comes from the exons ATGGAGGTACCGGAGAACTGCCACGGCGGGTTCTGCGGTGCCGGGAACCCACAGTGCGCGCCGGAGAGGAAGGCCAGCGGGGGAGGAGCAGGAGGGGACCAGTTCGTCGTCGAGGACCTGCTCGACTTCtccaacgaggaggaggaggaggaggaggaggaggcggaggcacTCGCCGGCAGCTCAACGGACTCCTCCACCGTCACCGCCGTGGACAGCTGCAGCAACTCCTCCTCGGGCCCTGAGCCGCATCCCTCCAGCGACATCGTCTGCCGGAGCTTCGCCGATGCCAGCCTCTCCGGCGACCTCTGCGAACCG CAGTACGAAGAGCTTGCGGAGCTCGAGTGGCTGTCCAATTTTGTTGAGGAATCCTTCTCCAGCGAAGACCTCCACAAGCTTCACCTCATCTCCGGCGCCAATTCCACCGCCTCCTCCACTACGGCCGCCGCTGCATCAGGCCGCGCCGACCAGGGGGCCCCCTTGCGCGCCGAGGCGCCCGTCACCGGCAAGGCGCGGAGCAAGCGCTCCCGCGGCGCGCCCTGCAGCTGGTCCTCCCGACTGCTCGTGCTCTCCTCGTCCCCGGAGTCGGAGCTCATCGTGCCCCCCGGCGCCGCCGCAGGCAAGAAGGCCGCGAGGAAGAAGGACccacccgccgccgctgccgccgcggcAGACGGGCGGAAGTGCCTCCACTGTCAGACCGACAAGACGCCGCAGTGGCGGACGGGGCCGATGGGCCCCAAGACACTGTGCAACGCCTGCGGCGTCCGCTACAAGTCCGGCCGTCTCGTGCCGGAGTACCGCCCCGCGGCCAGCCCCACCTTCGTGGTCTCCAAGCACTCCAACTCCCACCGCAAAGTCCTCGAGCTCCGCCGCCAGAAGGAGCTCCGGCAACCGCAGAAGCAGCTCCTCCAGGCCGCCAGCAGCGGCGCTCTCTACGACGCACCGACGCCGGTGGCCGCCGCTAACTTCTTGATCGACGGCCCCGATACCCGACATCACATCTGA